In the Sulfitobacter pacificus genome, one interval contains:
- a CDS encoding MFS transporter — protein sequence MGYFSFLRTNWLFLLAGFLLTFTSSYGQTYFISLFAGEIKTDFGLSDGQWGGIYTIGTTMSAVAMIWAGVLTDRFRVRALAVGVMLCLATACIAMALNTSWVLLIIVIFALRLSGQGMMSQLGSVAMVRWFEATRGKALSLASTGFAAGQAILPIVFVALFAVTSWRSLWVLAALLIVLTIPFLVILLRQERTPQSMAAETQMNGMHGRHWSRAEMLRSGLFFLMIPLILGPSAWGTALFFQQVHLAEVKGWELVAYVALMPIYTLSAIATTFASGWAIDRYGVSRVVPIQMLPFALSFAVLAFADTIFMAGVGLVIFGVGQGLQSTATSTFWAEYFGTRHIGSIKSVAAAIMVFGSAIGPGVTGVLIDLGIDFPDQMLPISLYYLIAAALAAYGIKRYQPTLGR from the coding sequence ATGGGCTATTTTTCGTTTCTTCGTACGAACTGGCTGTTCCTGCTAGCCGGTTTTTTGCTGACGTTCACCTCGTCTTACGGGCAGACCTATTTCATTTCGCTGTTCGCGGGTGAGATCAAAACCGACTTTGGCCTGAGTGATGGACAATGGGGTGGGATCTATACCATCGGCACCACCATGTCGGCGGTTGCAATGATCTGGGCCGGGGTGTTGACGGACAGGTTCCGCGTAAGGGCGCTGGCGGTTGGTGTGATGCTGTGCCTGGCGACGGCCTGTATCGCGATGGCGCTGAACACATCTTGGGTGCTGTTGATCATTGTCATCTTTGCGCTGCGCCTGTCAGGGCAGGGGATGATGTCGCAATTGGGTTCCGTGGCGATGGTCCGCTGGTTTGAGGCGACACGCGGCAAGGCCCTTTCGCTGGCCTCCACGGGATTTGCAGCCGGACAAGCCATTTTGCCCATCGTTTTTGTGGCCCTGTTTGCGGTGACTTCTTGGCGGTCACTCTGGGTTCTGGCCGCCCTCCTGATCGTGCTGACAATACCGTTTCTGGTGATCCTGCTTCGACAGGAACGCACGCCGCAATCCATGGCCGCCGAAACACAGATGAACGGGATGCATGGACGTCACTGGAGCAGGGCAGAGATGCTGCGCTCGGGGCTGTTTTTCCTGATGATCCCACTGATCCTTGGCCCCTCCGCATGGGGAACGGCATTGTTCTTTCAGCAGGTACACTTGGCAGAGGTGAAGGGTTGGGAGCTGGTCGCCTATGTCGCGCTGATGCCCATCTATACCCTATCAGCGATTGCCACGACCTTTGCCTCCGGCTGGGCGATTGACCGCTATGGTGTCAGCCGGGTTGTTCCGATCCAGATGCTGCCTTTCGCGCTGAGCTTTGCGGTGCTGGCCTTTGCGGATACGATATTTATGGCTGGCGTCGGATTGGTCATCTTTGGGGTTGGGCAAGGGTTGCAAAGCACCGCAACCTCTACCTTTTGGGCCGAATATTTTGGCACCCGTCATATCGGTTCAATCAAATCGGTGGCGGCAGCGATTATGGTGTTTGGTTCGGCCATTGGTCCGGGGGTTACAGGTGTGTTGATCGACCTTGGGATTGATTTTCCCGACCAGATGCTGCCGATTTCCCTATATTACCTTATCGCCGCCGCGCTTGCCGCTTATGGGATCAAACGATATCAGCCCACACTTGGCCGCTAG
- a CDS encoding FxsA family protein yields the protein MWLLIAFIAVPLIEIGLFIQVGGLIGLFPTLAIVLVTAVLGTWLVRTQGAMALGQLRTSFSDLRDPTEPLVHGAMILFAGALLLTPGFFTDAVGFAFLVPSIRQAAYKALRARVNVQSFGTPGQGTYQGPSRRSDQSDVIDADYHEILDDTPRDDGPSGWTKH from the coding sequence ATGTGGCTATTGATCGCATTTATCGCCGTTCCCTTGATCGAAATCGGGCTTTTTATTCAGGTCGGAGGGCTGATCGGACTGTTTCCCACACTCGCCATTGTGTTGGTCACGGCCGTTCTGGGCACTTGGCTGGTGCGCACTCAGGGTGCCATGGCCTTGGGCCAGTTGCGCACATCGTTTTCTGATCTGCGCGATCCCACGGAACCACTGGTGCATGGTGCCATGATCCTGTTTGCCGGCGCATTGTTACTGACGCCCGGATTTTTTACCGATGCGGTTGGTTTTGCCTTTCTGGTCCCCTCAATCCGGCAGGCCGCCTATAAGGCATTACGTGCACGGGTCAATGTGCAGTCCTTCGGCACACCGGGGCAGGGCACCTATCAAGGACCATCGCGCCGTTCAGACCAAAGCGATGTGATTGATGCCGACTATCACGAAATCCTTGATGACACACCGCGCGACGATGGCCCCTCCGGCTGGACAAAACACTGA
- the hslU gene encoding ATP-dependent protease ATPase subunit HslU yields MTDLTPREIVSELDRFIIGQNDAKRAVAVALRNRWRRKQLSDDLRDEVYPKNILMIGPTGVGKTEISRRLAKLARAPFLKVEATKFTEVGYVGRDVEQIIRDLVDNAIVMTREHMREDVKVKAHKAAEERVIDAIAGAEARDSTRDMFRKKLKDGLLDDTMIELEVADTTSPFPTMDIPGQPGMGVGMMNLGDLFGKAMGGRTTKKRLSVAESYEILIGEEADKLLDDETVTKAAIDAVEQNGIVFLDEIDKVCARSDARGGDVSREGVQRDLLPLIEGTTVSTKHGPVKTDHVLFIASGAFHIAKPSDLLPELQGRLPIRVELRALTEEDFVRILTETDNALTLQYTALMGTEEVTVSFTEDGIAALAKIAADVNQSVENIGARRLYTVMERVFEELSFSAPDRSGDVIEVNAEFVDKNLGALSKSADLSRYVL; encoded by the coding sequence ATGACTGATCTGACACCCCGCGAAATTGTTTCGGAACTTGACCGGTTCATCATCGGGCAGAATGATGCCAAACGCGCCGTGGCTGTGGCCCTGCGCAATCGCTGGCGGCGCAAACAGCTGTCCGATGACCTGCGCGATGAGGTTTATCCAAAGAATATCCTGATGATCGGACCCACCGGCGTGGGTAAAACCGAAATCAGCCGGCGTTTGGCAAAACTGGCGCGTGCGCCGTTTCTGAAGGTTGAGGCGACCAAATTCACCGAAGTTGGCTACGTCGGGCGGGATGTGGAGCAGATCATCCGCGATCTGGTCGACAATGCCATTGTCATGACCCGCGAGCACATGCGCGAAGATGTGAAGGTCAAGGCGCATAAAGCCGCAGAGGAACGCGTGATTGACGCAATTGCAGGGGCAGAAGCACGTGACAGCACCCGCGACATGTTCCGCAAAAAGCTGAAAGACGGTTTGCTTGACGATACAATGATCGAACTGGAAGTTGCCGACACCACCAGCCCGTTTCCAACAATGGATATCCCCGGACAACCCGGCATGGGCGTCGGGATGATGAACCTTGGCGATCTGTTTGGCAAAGCCATGGGTGGACGCACAACAAAGAAACGCCTGTCGGTTGCTGAAAGCTATGAAATCCTGATCGGGGAAGAGGCAGACAAGCTGCTGGATGATGAAACCGTGACCAAGGCGGCCATCGACGCAGTTGAACAGAATGGGATTGTTTTCCTTGATGAGATCGACAAGGTTTGCGCGCGCTCTGATGCCCGTGGCGGTGACGTCAGCCGTGAAGGGGTGCAGCGCGATTTGCTGCCGCTGATTGAGGGAACAACCGTCAGCACCAAACACGGGCCGGTGAAAACCGACCATGTGTTGTTCATCGCGTCGGGCGCGTTTCACATCGCAAAACCTTCTGACCTGTTGCCGGAATTGCAGGGGCGTTTGCCCATTCGGGTAGAGTTGCGCGCACTGACGGAAGAGGATTTTGTGCGCATTCTGACAGAGACCGACAATGCGCTGACGCTGCAATATACCGCCTTGATGGGCACCGAAGAGGTCACTGTCAGCTTTACCGAGGATGGCATCGCCGCATTGGCGAAGATAGCGGCGGATGTGAACCAATCGGTTGAAAACATCGGTGCGCGGCGGCTTTATACCGTAATGGAACGGGTGTTCGAGGAGCTGTCGTTCAGCGCCCCAGACCGGTCAGGTGACGTCATCGAGGTCAATGCAGAGTTTGTTGACAAGAACCTTGGCGCCCTCAGCAAATCCGCAGACCTCAGCCGCTACGTGCTTTAG
- the mltA gene encoding murein transglycosylase A, whose product MMTPAHATDVTYDVLGFDQLDGWAEDDHAAALKVFLNTCRDMKDPDWRALCKYASANPDARQFFELFFRPVVISDGQDAMFTGYFEPELEGDKYRSARYRYPVYAIPPDHLRTLTRRELLEREVLAGRGLEIAWVDDPVELFFLQIQGSGRIKLPDGSYIRVGYRGSNGHEYRSIGMELVRRGVYQAHQVSADVIKNWVRRNPVEGRELLFHNPSYVFFREVSKVPADQGPLGAMNRSVTAMRSIAVDPSYVKLGSPVWVEKDGKKPLRRLMMAQDTGSAIKGAQRADVFFGTGDLAGKEAGKLRDPGRMVVLMPIQRAYALLPESAI is encoded by the coding sequence ATGATGACTCCGGCGCATGCCACTGATGTCACCTATGATGTACTGGGTTTTGATCAGCTTGATGGCTGGGCCGAGGATGATCACGCCGCGGCCCTTAAGGTGTTTCTGAACACCTGCCGCGATATGAAAGACCCCGATTGGCGTGCGCTGTGCAAATATGCCTCTGCCAATCCTGATGCGCGCCAGTTCTTCGAATTGTTCTTTCGGCCAGTTGTGATCAGTGATGGTCAGGACGCCATGTTCACCGGATATTTCGAACCCGAACTTGAGGGCGATAAATACCGCTCTGCCCGCTATCGCTATCCGGTCTATGCGATCCCGCCGGATCATCTGCGCACTCTGACCCGCCGGGAACTCCTTGAAAGGGAGGTATTGGCGGGGCGTGGGCTTGAGATCGCTTGGGTTGATGATCCTGTCGAGCTGTTCTTTCTGCAAATTCAGGGATCTGGCCGGATCAAACTGCCCGATGGCAGTTATATTCGCGTGGGGTATCGCGGCTCCAACGGTCATGAATATCGCTCCATTGGAATGGAGCTGGTCCGGCGCGGGGTATATCAGGCCCATCAGGTCAGCGCCGATGTGATCAAGAACTGGGTGCGCCGCAATCCTGTCGAGGGGCGTGAATTGTTATTTCACAACCCGTCTTATGTGTTTTTCCGCGAGGTCAGCAAAGTGCCTGCTGATCAGGGCCCGCTGGGAGCGATGAATCGCTCTGTCACCGCAATGCGCAGTATTGCGGTTGATCCGTCTTATGTGAAACTCGGCTCGCCGGTCTGGGTGGAAAAAGACGGCAAAAAGCCATTGCGCCGTTTGATGATGGCGCAGGATACAGGATCAGCGATCAAAGGGGCGCAACGGGCGGATGTGTTTTTCGGCACTGGTGACCTTGCTGGCAAGGAAGCCGGCAAGCTGCGCGATCCGGGCCGTATGGTTGTTCTGATGCCCATTCAACGCGCCTATGCCCTGCTGCCCGAAAGCGCGATCTGA
- the coaE gene encoding dephospho-CoA kinase (Dephospho-CoA kinase (CoaE) performs the final step in coenzyme A biosynthesis.) — MFLLGLTGSIGMGKSTTAQLFVQEGCALWDADAAVHRLYSTGGAAVAPVRDLFPDAIEENAVSRARLKEIILADPTALKKIEVIVHPLVGQDRAAFIAEAAEDIIVLDIPLIYETGGEGKVDAVACVIIDADTQKERVMARGTMTLEQFEVIRSKQLPADEKAARADYVITTDTIENARRQVQEVVRDIREKQRHA; from the coding sequence ATGTTTCTGCTGGGCTTGACCGGTTCAATCGGTATGGGCAAGTCAACAACTGCGCAACTTTTTGTGCAGGAGGGGTGCGCGCTTTGGGATGCGGATGCCGCTGTGCATCGTTTATATAGCACAGGAGGGGCCGCAGTTGCCCCTGTTAGAGACTTGTTTCCTGATGCCATCGAAGAGAACGCAGTGTCCCGCGCAAGGTTGAAAGAGATCATTCTTGCCGACCCCACAGCGCTGAAAAAAATTGAGGTGATTGTCCATCCACTTGTCGGGCAAGACCGCGCCGCCTTTATCGCAGAGGCCGCAGAGGACATCATCGTCCTTGATATTCCTCTGATCTATGAAACCGGTGGAGAGGGTAAGGTGGATGCAGTGGCCTGTGTGATCATTGACGCGGATACCCAGAAAGAACGGGTGATGGCACGGGGGACGATGACCCTGGAACAATTCGAAGTGATCCGCAGCAAACAATTGCCCGCAGATGAAAAAGCGGCCCGGGCAGACTATGTGATTACGACGGACACGATTGAAAATGCGCGCCGTCAGGTGCAAGAAGTGGTCAGGGACATCAGGGAAAAACAGCGCCATGCGTGA
- the trxA gene encoding thioredoxin has translation MATLAVTDNTFDAEVKNSDIPVVVDFWAEWCGPCKQIGPSLEELSTEMEGKVKIVKVNVDENPNSPAQMGVRGIPALFIFKNGEVVSNMAGAKPKAALQSWIEESI, from the coding sequence ATGGCTACGCTCGCAGTTACCGACAACACATTCGATGCCGAAGTAAAGAATTCCGACATCCCCGTAGTGGTGGATTTCTGGGCGGAATGGTGCGGCCCCTGTAAGCAGATCGGCCCATCTTTGGAAGAGCTGTCCACGGAGATGGAAGGCAAGGTCAAGATCGTCAAAGTAAACGTAGACGAGAACCCGAATTCCCCCGCCCAAATGGGTGTGCGCGGCATTCCAGCGCTGTTTATCTTCAAAAACGGTGAAGTCGTTTCGAATATGGCCGGTGCCAAACCAAAGGCCGCACTGCAAAGCTGGATCGAAGAGTCCATCTAA
- the hslV gene encoding ATP-dependent protease subunit HslV: protein MTRDEFPGWHGTTIIGVKKDGEVVIAGDGQVSLGQTVIKGTARKVRRLSPGGFDVVAGFAGSTADAFTLLERLEAKLEATPGQLARASVELAKDWRTDKYLQKLEAMLIVTDGTELLIITGAGDVLEPEHNIAAIGSGGNFAMAAARGLIDSDRDAETVARDAMAIASDICVYTNGNLTVEKISK from the coding sequence ATGACACGAGACGAATTTCCCGGCTGGCATGGCACCACGATCATCGGTGTGAAGAAGGACGGCGAAGTGGTAATTGCCGGTGACGGTCAGGTCAGCCTTGGCCAGACCGTGATCAAAGGCACCGCGCGCAAGGTGCGCCGCCTGTCACCCGGCGGGTTTGACGTGGTTGCAGGGTTTGCCGGATCAACCGCAGATGCCTTTACCTTGCTGGAGCGGTTGGAGGCCAAGCTGGAGGCAACCCCCGGTCAGCTGGCCCGGGCGAGTGTTGAGCTGGCAAAGGACTGGCGCACTGACAAATACCTGCAAAAGCTGGAGGCGATGTTGATTGTTACCGACGGCACGGAACTGCTGATCATCACCGGTGCCGGTGATGTTCTGGAGCCGGAGCATAACATTGCCGCTATCGGTTCCGGTGGGAACTTTGCAATGGCCGCAGCGCGTGGGTTGATCGACAGCGACCGCGACGCCGAAACCGTGGCGCGGGACGCGATGGCAATTGCATCGGACATCTGCGTCTACACCAACGGCAATCTGACCGTGGAGAAAATTTCCAAATGA
- a CDS encoding Tim44/TimA family putative adaptor protein, protein MNSPLIQLLVLAGIAVFLILRLKNVLGTREGFEKPPVTDQAPRSRSNSPAFEVIEGGPDLDITDHVPEGSDAAKALAKMKRLEPSFGVDDFLGGARQAYEMIVMGYERGDLADIQPFLSEEIYESFVDGVAAREDQGLTIEAEFNGVRETELMDATLDATTNEAELTIRFVGELTSAVRDAGGDIIEGSLTEVKRQKDVWVFSRIMGSDDPNWQLVSTDG, encoded by the coding sequence ATGAATTCACCTTTGATACAGCTTCTGGTCCTGGCCGGTATTGCAGTATTCCTGATCCTGCGGCTCAAGAATGTTCTGGGAACCCGGGAAGGTTTTGAAAAACCTCCCGTGACCGATCAGGCCCCCCGGTCTCGCAGCAACAGCCCGGCTTTCGAAGTGATTGAAGGTGGTCCTGATCTGGATATCACCGATCATGTGCCTGAAGGCAGCGATGCCGCAAAGGCATTAGCAAAAATGAAGCGGCTTGAGCCGTCTTTTGGTGTTGATGATTTTCTGGGCGGTGCACGGCAGGCCTATGAGATGATCGTGATGGGATATGAACGCGGTGATCTGGCCGATATCCAGCCGTTCCTGTCTGAAGAGATTTACGAGAGTTTTGTCGATGGTGTCGCTGCTCGCGAAGATCAGGGTCTTACCATCGAAGCCGAATTTAATGGCGTGCGGGAAACTGAATTGATGGATGCGACACTTGACGCCACCACCAATGAGGCCGAATTGACGATCCGCTTTGTTGGTGAGCTGACCTCGGCCGTACGTGATGCCGGTGGTGACATCATTGAGGGCAGCTTGACTGAGGTGAAGCGCCAGAAGGATGTTTGGGTCTTCTCTCGTATCATGGGCTCGGATGATCCAAATTGGCAGCTGGTTTCTACAGACGGATAA
- the secB gene encoding protein-export chaperone SecB yields the protein MAEEEATPAPAQMRVLGQYIRDMSFENIMAQKGGGADVQPDVQVEVKLDARKRSVDNQYESAIKLNVTSKDTAGNTTLFLLEVDYVGIFHIENIPDDQIHPFLLIECPRMIFPFLRRIVSDVTRDGGFPPLNLENIDFVSLYRNEIARRQASEGTPPPADA from the coding sequence ATGGCCGAAGAAGAAGCAACACCCGCACCGGCGCAGATGCGCGTATTGGGCCAATACATCCGCGACATGTCATTTGAAAACATCATGGCGCAAAAAGGCGGCGGCGCAGATGTGCAGCCGGATGTGCAAGTTGAGGTTAAACTGGACGCGAGAAAGCGTTCTGTCGACAATCAGTATGAAAGCGCAATCAAGCTGAACGTGACGTCCAAGGACACAGCTGGCAACACAACCCTGTTCCTGCTGGAAGTCGACTATGTCGGTATTTTCCACATCGAGAACATCCCGGATGACCAGATCCATCCATTCCTGTTGATCGAATGCCCGCGGATGATCTTCCCATTCCTGCGCCGCATCGTCAGTGATGTGACCCGCGACGGTGGATTCCCGCCGCTGAACCTTGAAAACATTGATTTCGTATCACTTTACCGCAACGAAATCGCGCGTCGTCAGGCTTCCGAAGGCACACCACCGCCCGCTGACGCCTAA
- a CDS encoding Smr/MutS family protein: MRHRKHGHLNEDDLALWRRVTERTEKLDLKSLFVPEIDTPAPTVPALRKSKSVVLGKPIGKPRKSTHDLAPSLPDQMRHVPVQMDQKAFGKLKRGKLKPEGRIDLHGMTLDRAHPALSRFILSAHASGKRLVLVITGKGKQRDEGGPIPVRHGVLRHQVPQWLGMAPLKSLVLQVSQAHISHGGSGAYYVYLRRQR; this comes from the coding sequence ATGCGACATCGCAAGCATGGTCATCTGAACGAAGATGATCTGGCGCTTTGGCGTAGGGTCACGGAACGCACCGAAAAGCTGGATTTGAAATCGTTGTTTGTGCCCGAGATTGACACGCCAGCACCCACTGTACCGGCGTTGCGTAAATCGAAATCTGTGGTGTTGGGCAAACCCATCGGCAAGCCGCGAAAATCTACCCATGATCTGGCCCCTTCACTGCCCGATCAGATGCGTCATGTGCCAGTTCAGATGGATCAAAAAGCCTTTGGCAAACTCAAGCGCGGCAAGTTGAAGCCCGAAGGGCGCATTGATTTGCATGGTATGACATTGGACCGCGCTCATCCCGCCCTCAGCCGTTTTATCCTTTCAGCGCATGCATCGGGAAAGCGGCTGGTTCTGGTGATTACAGGTAAGGGCAAGCAGCGCGACGAAGGTGGACCCATCCCCGTGCGTCACGGCGTCTTGCGCCATCAGGTGCCGCAATGGTTGGGCATGGCACCGCTAAAGTCTCTGGTTTTGCAGGTCAGTCAGGCCCATATCAGCCATGGTGGCAGCGGCGCCTATTACGTCTATCTGCGTCGTCAACGCTAG
- the dnaQ gene encoding DNA polymerase III subunit epsilon, whose protein sequence is MREIVLDTETTGFDPESGDRIVEIGAVELIGHMATGETYHQYINPERAMPQEAFEVHGLGDDFLRDKPKFAQIGQAFLDFIGTSKLIIHNAKFDIKFLNAELKWMGLPQIPWSQAVDTLEIARTKFPGSPASLDALCRRFNIDNTSRTLHGALLDSEILAEVYLELIGGRQPDFALSSQPQTGSQTTTTHWTPKPRPNPLPSRLTEKENAAHAEFVSKLGGDAMWSKF, encoded by the coding sequence ATGCGTGAGATTGTACTCGATACGGAAACCACAGGTTTTGATCCCGAATCCGGTGATCGCATCGTTGAGATCGGTGCGGTTGAACTGATCGGGCATATGGCGACCGGCGAAACTTATCACCAATACATCAACCCCGAACGCGCCATGCCGCAAGAGGCGTTCGAGGTGCATGGTTTGGGCGATGATTTTCTGCGAGACAAGCCAAAGTTTGCCCAGATCGGTCAGGCCTTTCTGGATTTCATCGGCACATCAAAGTTGATCATCCACAACGCCAAGTTCGACATCAAATTCCTGAACGCCGAGTTGAAATGGATGGGATTGCCGCAAATCCCTTGGTCACAGGCCGTTGATACACTAGAGATTGCCCGCACTAAATTTCCCGGTTCACCTGCATCTTTGGATGCGCTGTGTCGCCGGTTCAATATCGATAACACGTCCCGTACCTTGCACGGTGCCCTGCTGGACAGTGAAATTCTGGCAGAAGTCTATCTTGAGCTGATCGGTGGGCGGCAACCCGATTTTGCCCTGTCTTCACAGCCCCAGACGGGTTCGCAAACAACGACAACCCATTGGACGCCAAAACCACGGCCAAATCCCCTGCCCTCAAGGCTGACCGAAAAGGAAAACGCCGCCCATGCTGAATTTGTCAGCAAGCTGGGCGGCGATGCGATGTGGTCAAAGTTTTAG